The following are from one region of the Desulfonatronum thiosulfatophilum genome:
- a CDS encoding permease, with amino-acid sequence MIDALLHAKMIFLSIIFESFPFILLGALFSSLVLVLIPENFFRRWLPDNPWLSLFPAVLLSALFPICECAIIPVIRSLVRKGMPLAAGAVFLVAAPVLNPVVAASTLFAFGLNPDVLILRLALSAVAALIVGSVVCLLRKPLEQSIPRELPMDHGHAPKSLRKAQTWHEIARHTTSEFFTVGCYFIFGALIASLFQTFLHQAVLLEIGSEPWSATIVMMILAYLLSLCSAADAFVAASFGAAFTLPSLLAFLVFGPMLDLKNTAMLLGYFPLRFVGVFIASGTLAVFILVMGLHYLGIQ; translated from the coding sequence ATGATCGACGCCCTTCTGCACGCCAAGATGATCTTCTTGAGCATCATCTTTGAATCCTTTCCATTCATCCTGCTCGGAGCGCTTTTTTCTTCGCTGGTTCTGGTGCTCATTCCGGAAAATTTTTTCCGGCGCTGGCTCCCCGACAATCCCTGGCTGTCGCTGTTTCCGGCGGTCCTGCTCAGCGCCCTGTTTCCGATCTGCGAGTGCGCCATCATTCCGGTGATCCGCAGCCTGGTGCGCAAGGGGATGCCTTTGGCTGCCGGAGCGGTCTTTCTGGTGGCCGCCCCGGTGCTCAATCCGGTGGTGGCGGCGTCCACCTTGTTCGCCTTCGGGCTCAATCCGGATGTCCTGATTTTGCGACTGGCTCTTTCGGCGGTGGCGGCTCTGATTGTCGGTTCTGTGGTTTGTCTTTTACGCAAACCTCTCGAACAGAGCATTCCGCGGGAACTGCCCATGGACCATGGTCACGCGCCCAAGAGCCTCAGAAAAGCGCAGACTTGGCACGAAATTGCCCGTCACACCACGTCCGAGTTCTTTACCGTCGGCTGCTACTTTATCTTCGGCGCGCTGATCGCCTCCCTCTTCCAGACCTTTCTGCACCAGGCCGTACTTCTGGAAATCGGCTCCGAGCCCTGGTCTGCAACCATTGTCATGATGATTCTGGCCTACCTGCTGTCCCTGTGCTCGGCCGCCGACGCCTTCGTGGCCGCCTCCTTCGGCGCAGCCTTCACCTTACCCTCGCTGCTGGCGTTTCTGGTCTTCGGCCCCATGCTGGACCTGAAGAATACGGCCATGCTTCTGGGGTACTTTCCGCTACGCTTTGTCGGCGTGTTCATTGCCTCCGGCACGCTGGCCGTGTTCATTCTGGTCATGGGCTTGCATTATTTGGGCATCCAGTGA
- a CDS encoding Lon protease family protein gives MAILKSLSASKLRAQLAPEKIPYRDSTEICPTHPAPPMQPRALHALELGLNIAKKEYNIFIVGEPQLGRTYLVQNFLAPRAAERATPPDWIYVFNFDDPDRPLALSLASGAARTFKNELASVVHRIRDEVPQRFAQDHYLRQKEKLVRQFQNSKEELILQMEEQAEYHGFSLSFDEQGNVNLFPVVDGKVLNSGEVDKLESGMRQKLRSEGDQTLDAMLGLLRQINSREQELRDAERNLERELLEQVLVEVLDPFVEQFIDHERLHVFLSSLRQDLLENLDQLKPREAGAVQMGGPEAAASNEGFFDRYTVNLFVDNSKLSGAPIIVEDNPTFFNLLGCIEREAEWGALFTDFTLLKSGALHRANGGFLILHIEDILQHPQAWEGLLRALRSMQIRIEDPGDHHETIRTKTIVPEPIALNVKVILVGTDEAYDMLLAYDDRFPKLFKIKGQIQDTVVRDEDSILKYVHSLGRMIREDDLLPFDRNALAWLVDFASRLAEDQKKLSLRLPIVREVMIEASAMGMMHGAVMVDKGILEEAWKAKNYRSNLYEEEFLSEYDRQLIKVATSGSAVGQANGLSVTFLGDYELGLPHQISCSVGVGHGGVIDLEREAELGGPIHTKGMMILKSYLLKLFAQNKPVVINASLCFEQSYAHVDGDSASGAELAALISALSGCPNNLALAFTGAVSQSGAIMAVGGVTYKVEGFFEVCRRRGLTGNQGVIIPEDNVVHLMLKQEVVQAVEEGRFHIYPVCCIEEALEILTGLPAGRRLKNGSFSAGSLYRHVDDRLKELEELATRDVTTRKTRRSSPKTAVADSSGIEARVRILR, from the coding sequence ATGGCCATCCTTAAAAGCCTGTCCGCTTCAAAACTTCGCGCTCAACTCGCTCCTGAAAAAATCCCATACCGGGACAGTACGGAGATATGCCCCACTCACCCAGCGCCCCCCATGCAGCCCAGAGCGCTGCACGCCTTGGAACTGGGCCTGAACATTGCCAAAAAGGAATACAACATATTTATTGTCGGCGAACCCCAACTCGGCCGCACATATCTGGTGCAAAACTTTCTTGCACCTCGCGCGGCCGAGCGAGCTACTCCTCCGGATTGGATCTACGTCTTCAATTTTGATGACCCGGACCGGCCGCTGGCTCTCTCTCTGGCTTCGGGAGCCGCCAGAACATTCAAGAATGAACTGGCTTCGGTGGTCCATCGCATCCGCGACGAAGTTCCCCAACGATTCGCCCAGGATCACTATCTGCGACAAAAGGAAAAGCTTGTTCGTCAGTTTCAAAATTCCAAGGAAGAACTTATCCTCCAGATGGAAGAGCAGGCAGAATACCATGGCTTCAGTCTTTCCTTCGATGAGCAAGGCAACGTCAATCTTTTTCCGGTGGTGGACGGCAAGGTGCTGAACAGCGGCGAGGTCGACAAGCTTGAGTCCGGGATGCGCCAGAAACTCCGCAGCGAGGGGGATCAGACCCTGGATGCGATGCTCGGGCTGCTCCGCCAAATCAATTCCCGGGAGCAGGAACTCCGGGATGCTGAACGCAACCTGGAGCGGGAACTCCTGGAACAGGTGCTGGTCGAGGTTCTTGACCCCTTTGTTGAACAGTTCATTGATCACGAAAGGCTGCATGTTTTTTTGTCGTCCTTGCGCCAGGACCTTCTGGAGAACCTGGATCAATTGAAACCACGGGAAGCAGGCGCCGTCCAGATGGGAGGGCCGGAAGCAGCGGCCTCCAATGAGGGGTTCTTCGACCGATACACCGTGAATTTGTTTGTGGACAACAGCAAGTTGTCCGGCGCACCCATCATCGTCGAGGACAACCCAACCTTCTTCAATCTATTGGGATGCATTGAACGCGAGGCCGAATGGGGCGCCCTGTTCACGGATTTCACCCTTCTCAAATCCGGCGCTCTGCACCGCGCCAATGGCGGATTTCTGATCCTGCACATTGAAGACATCCTCCAGCATCCCCAGGCTTGGGAGGGATTGCTGCGGGCGCTGCGTTCGATGCAGATCCGGATCGAGGATCCAGGCGACCACCATGAAACCATTCGCACCAAAACAATTGTTCCCGAACCCATCGCCCTGAACGTCAAGGTCATCCTCGTAGGAACGGACGAAGCCTACGACATGTTGCTGGCCTACGACGACCGCTTTCCAAAGCTGTTCAAGATCAAGGGTCAGATCCAGGACACCGTTGTCCGCGACGAAGATTCCATCCTCAAGTACGTGCACTCCCTGGGCCGGATGATCCGGGAGGACGACCTGTTGCCCTTTGACAGGAACGCTTTGGCCTGGTTGGTGGATTTTGCCTCCAGACTTGCCGAGGATCAGAAAAAGCTTTCCTTGCGCCTGCCCATTGTCCGGGAGGTGATGATCGAGGCTTCAGCCATGGGCATGATGCACGGCGCGGTCATGGTGGACAAGGGCATTCTGGAAGAGGCCTGGAAGGCCAAGAACTACCGCTCCAACCTGTACGAAGAGGAGTTTCTGTCTGAATACGACCGTCAATTGATCAAGGTGGCCACCAGCGGCAGCGCCGTGGGCCAGGCCAATGGTCTTTCCGTCACCTTTCTCGGCGACTATGAACTTGGCCTGCCTCATCAGATTTCCTGCAGCGTCGGCGTCGGACACGGCGGCGTCATTGATCTGGAACGGGAGGCGGAACTCGGTGGTCCGATTCACACCAAGGGCATGATGATTCTCAAAAGCTACCTGCTCAAGCTCTTTGCCCAGAACAAGCCTGTTGTCATCAACGCCAGCCTTTGCTTTGAGCAAAGCTATGCCCACGTCGACGGCGACTCTGCTTCCGGTGCCGAGTTGGCCGCCCTGATTTCCGCCCTTTCCGGTTGCCCGAACAACCTTGCCCTGGCCTTTACCGGCGCGGTCAGTCAGTCCGGTGCGATCATGGCCGTGGGCGGGGTGACGTACAAGGTGGAGGGTTTTTTTGAAGTGTGTCGACGCAGGGGATTGACCGGGAACCAGGGGGTGATCATTCCCGAGGACAATGTCGTTCACCTGATGCTCAAGCAGGAGGTTGTTCAGGCCGTGGAAGAAGGCCGGTTCCATATCTATCCGGTCTGTTGCATCGAGGAGGCCCTGGAAATCCTGACGGGTTTGCCGGCGGGTCGGAGGTTGAAAAACGGCTCCTTCAGCGCCGGGAGCCTGTATCGTCACGTAGATGACCGTCTCAAGGAGCTGGAGGAACTGGCTACCCGGGACGTCACTACAAGAAAGACAAGACGTTCTTCGCCCAAGACAGCGGTAGCCGACTCTTCTGGAATCGAAGCGAGAGTGCGCATCCTACGTTGA
- a CDS encoding TIGR04282 family arsenosugar biosynthesis glycosyltransferase codes for MTGQKDCVIVMVKYPRPGRVKTRLAATLGDSRAVDLYRCFVQDVLATLDALPAQVLICIDPPSMAQEFAVWLGPNRSFLVQYGKTLDARMDFAFAQAFDAGFERAVLLGSDLPDLPGRLVQAAFAGLASHDVVLGPATDGGFYLIGRQSRSFQNGVLTDIRWSTPAVLDATLIRLRRSGLTVLLLEEISDVDDLEALVRLMNSNVLPKDSRTFRYLQSLEQCEPLRLH; via the coding sequence GTGACCGGGCAAAAGGACTGCGTGATCGTCATGGTCAAATACCCGCGGCCCGGGAGGGTGAAGACGCGCCTGGCCGCTACTTTGGGCGATTCCAGGGCCGTGGATTTGTATCGATGCTTTGTTCAGGACGTTTTGGCCACGCTGGACGCTCTTCCCGCGCAGGTCCTGATCTGCATCGATCCACCGTCGATGGCGCAAGAATTCGCGGTTTGGCTTGGCCCGAATCGATCATTCCTGGTTCAATACGGCAAAACGCTCGACGCAAGAATGGACTTCGCCTTTGCGCAGGCCTTTGACGCCGGCTTTGAGCGGGCAGTCTTGCTCGGCAGCGATCTGCCGGATCTGCCGGGCCGGCTCGTTCAAGCGGCTTTTGCCGGCCTGGCGTCCCATGATGTCGTCCTTGGTCCAGCCACGGATGGCGGATTCTATCTGATCGGCCGGCAATCCAGATCCTTTCAAAACGGCGTGCTCACCGACATCCGCTGGAGCACGCCCGCTGTACTCGATGCAACGCTGATCCGACTGCGACGTTCGGGCCTGACGGTTCTCCTTCTGGAAGAAATATCCGACGTAGACGATCTGGAAGCCCTGGTCCGGCTCATGAACAGTAATGTTCTGCCCAAGGATTCCCGCACATTTCGTTACTTGCAGTCACTTGAACAGTGTGAACCGCTTCGATTGCATTGA
- a CDS encoding tetratricopeptide repeat protein, translated as MVTSNETNYELDRENLRKVGMVLNCRLTSSSAVLDYIRHNSIKTIVLDSAVSGCHIHELVFQIRKYLRGTPMNLIVISDTSDEGFVIDTITAGCTGFIIRPYTLETLTRHARVKQEADAICINEEVLAEGQSQLHAGNYAAAIEGFEEIVAGNTNDEHDEARKYFDLGNQFLMERKFGKAIVAFNKALRMNHLFIKAYEGLAESYKGKGDLKNCQLYLQKAADEYARMDNFADVKRIFAKITKYDIHAPNAYNTLGIELRHKKMYVEAIHAYINALKLTPKDENIYYNLAKAQMFSKRFSDALSSIRECLFLNENHSEALELYKFFTKVEWLDDKNARLEKNVESLHQA; from the coding sequence ATGGTGACGTCCAATGAAACGAATTATGAGCTGGACCGGGAAAATCTGCGTAAAGTCGGCATGGTCCTGAATTGCCGACTGACCTCCTCAAGCGCGGTTCTGGATTATATTCGGCATAATTCCATCAAAACCATCGTTCTTGATTCCGCGGTTTCAGGTTGCCACATCCATGAACTGGTTTTCCAAATTCGAAAATATCTTCGTGGCACGCCGATGAACCTCATCGTCATATCGGACACTTCCGACGAAGGGTTTGTCATTGACACCATCACCGCGGGTTGTACCGGTTTTATCATCCGGCCATACACTCTGGAAACATTGACACGTCATGCGCGCGTCAAACAGGAAGCCGACGCCATCTGCATCAATGAGGAAGTTTTGGCCGAAGGCCAGAGCCAGCTTCATGCAGGCAATTATGCCGCGGCCATTGAAGGTTTTGAGGAAATCGTCGCGGGCAACACCAATGACGAACATGACGAGGCCCGTAAATATTTTGATCTGGGCAATCAGTTTCTGATGGAGAGAAAATTCGGCAAGGCCATCGTGGCCTTCAACAAGGCCTTGCGGATGAATCATCTTTTCATCAAGGCGTATGAGGGGCTTGCGGAGTCGTACAAAGGAAAAGGGGACTTGAAGAACTGCCAGCTGTATCTACAAAAGGCCGCGGACGAATATGCCCGGATGGACAACTTTGCCGACGTGAAACGAATTTTCGCGAAAATCACAAAATATGATATTCATGCGCCCAATGCCTACAATACATTGGGAATTGAATTGCGCCACAAGAAAATGTACGTTGAGGCCATCCATGCCTATATCAATGCCTTGAAGCTGACGCCCAAGGACGAGAACATTTATTATAATCTGGCCAAGGCCCAGATGTTCTCGAAAAGATTCAGCGATGCCTTATCCAGCATTCGCGAGTGTTTGTTCCTGAACGAGAATCATTCAGAGGCGTTGGAGCTCTATAAATTTTTTACAAAAGTGGAATGGTTGGATGATAAAAATGCGCGGCTGGAAAAAAACGTCGAGTCTCTCCATCAAGCCTGA
- the atpB gene encoding F0F1 ATP synthase subunit A translates to MAGSIQYVLILEEGLEAVGIHFPHAYLHIVYSWAIIALLIFLGWLGTRRLTLVPGKSQNVWESLIGGMEDFVVQNMGEAGRKVFPVLFTLFIYILFCNISGLIPGADAPTANINTNVGMAIFVFLYYNYWGFKLHGLHYIKHFTGPFWWLAPLMLPIELISHLARPLSLTLRLFGNIRGEEIVIALMFFLAPVLGSLPIFFLFILMKAMQAFIFFMLSLMYLKGAFEEAH, encoded by the coding sequence ATGGCGGGTTCAATTCAGTACGTTCTTATACTGGAGGAAGGATTGGAAGCCGTGGGAATTCATTTTCCCCACGCGTATCTCCATATCGTTTACTCCTGGGCGATCATCGCTCTCTTGATTTTTCTGGGCTGGCTGGGCACCCGGCGGTTGACCCTTGTTCCAGGGAAAAGCCAAAATGTTTGGGAGTCGCTTATCGGGGGAATGGAAGATTTTGTCGTACAAAACATGGGCGAGGCCGGTCGCAAGGTTTTTCCGGTTCTGTTCACCCTGTTCATCTACATCCTGTTTTGCAATATTTCCGGGTTGATTCCCGGCGCCGACGCCCCCACCGCGAACATCAACACCAACGTGGGCATGGCCATCTTTGTTTTCCTCTACTACAACTACTGGGGATTCAAGTTGCATGGCCTGCACTACATCAAACATTTCACCGGTCCTTTCTGGTGGCTGGCGCCCCTCATGCTGCCCATCGAGTTGATCAGCCATCTGGCTCGTCCGCTTTCGCTCACTCTTCGACTCTTCGGAAACATCCGCGGCGAAGAAATCGTTATCGCCTTGATGTTCTTTCTTGCGCCTGTGCTGGGTTCGCTGCCCATCTTCTTTCTCTTCATTTTGATGAAAGCAATGCAGGCCTTTATCTTCTTCATGCTTTCCCTGATGTATCTGAAGGGAGCTTTTGAGGAAGCCCACTAA
- a CDS encoding AtpZ/AtpI family protein, with translation MQPFSQAGLLGIHLVASTFVGALIGWYLDKWLETKPTFFLIFLIFGIIAGFKNMYMETKKIQRELDRQEAEKNAQYKSKD, from the coding sequence ATGCAGCCCTTTTCCCAGGCCGGGCTGCTGGGCATTCACCTCGTCGCCTCGACTTTCGTGGGCGCATTGATCGGGTGGTATCTGGATAAGTGGTTGGAAACAAAGCCTACTTTTTTCCTGATATTCTTGATCTTTGGGATCATTGCCGGTTTCAAGAACATGTACATGGAAACCAAAAAGATCCAGAGAGAGTTGGACAGGCAGGAAGCAGAAAAAAATGCGCAATATAAATCTAAGGATTGA
- a CDS encoding TIGR04283 family arsenosugar biosynthesis glycosyltransferase, whose product MNIPWLSIIIPVFREERQIRLLLEQLEAQDGVQDWEILIADGDPERRTSAAVDDPDIVLVASDLGRARQMNAGAQRSRGEVLLFLHADTRLPPHVGRMIRRALANPAVVGGAFSLEIAPAGFGLRLIAAAANLRTRWTGVPYGDQAVFMRREPFEALGGYPDIPLMEDLELMRRIRQKSWRITLLAATVQTSGRRWAEEGVLWCSLRNWTIRLLYRFGVSPERLKRFYRTRGAP is encoded by the coding sequence GTGAACATTCCCTGGCTTTCGATCATCATTCCGGTTTTCCGGGAGGAGCGTCAAATCCGCTTGCTGCTGGAGCAGTTGGAAGCTCAGGATGGAGTTCAGGATTGGGAGATTTTGATTGCGGACGGGGACCCGGAGCGCCGAACAAGCGCTGCTGTTGATGATCCGGACATTGTTCTGGTGGCGTCCGATCTCGGGCGGGCACGACAAATGAACGCCGGAGCGCAACGTTCCCGGGGGGAGGTGTTGCTCTTTCTGCATGCGGATACACGCTTGCCGCCGCATGTCGGCAGGATGATCCGCCGCGCTCTCGCGAACCCGGCAGTGGTTGGCGGCGCTTTCAGCCTTGAGATTGCCCCGGCGGGATTCGGTCTGCGTCTCATTGCCGCGGCAGCCAACCTGCGTACCAGATGGACCGGAGTCCCCTACGGTGATCAAGCCGTTTTTATGCGCCGCGAACCTTTTGAAGCCCTGGGAGGCTATCCGGATATTCCGTTGATGGAGGATCTGGAACTGATGCGCCGAATACGGCAAAAGAGCTGGCGCATCACCCTGCTTGCAGCGACAGTGCAAACATCCGGCCGGCGTTGGGCAGAGGAGGGGGTTCTCTGGTGCAGCCTGCGCAACTGGACCATTCGGCTGCTCTATCGCTTCGGAGTTTCACCCGAACGACTCAAACGATTCTATCGTACGAGGGGTGCCCCGTGA
- a CDS encoding redox-sensing transcriptional repressor Rex, whose amino-acid sequence MKSKHIPRATIQRLAVYLQVLEALHGEGVEVISSEALARACEVNPSQIRKDLAYFGEFGVRGVGYYVPNLIDSIKVSLGTDRIWRVALIGVGNLGRSLLRYQGFPKRGFKVVAAFDCDPFKIGEEIAGLEVMCPRRMKENVKDLSIEIGIITTPTDRAQRAANYLVESNIPSILNFSAARIHVPNHVHVEYVDFFHHLYALTFKLNAGEFQGHDSSPN is encoded by the coding sequence GTGAAAAGTAAACACATCCCCAGGGCCACGATTCAGCGGTTGGCCGTCTACCTCCAAGTTCTCGAAGCCTTGCATGGCGAAGGCGTGGAAGTTATATCCTCGGAAGCCTTGGCGCGTGCTTGCGAAGTCAATCCATCTCAAATTCGAAAAGATCTTGCATACTTTGGGGAATTCGGGGTCCGCGGTGTTGGATATTACGTTCCCAACCTGATCGATTCCATCAAAGTTTCCCTGGGTACCGACCGCATTTGGCGCGTTGCATTGATCGGCGTCGGCAACCTCGGCAGATCGTTGCTTCGTTACCAGGGGTTTCCCAAGCGCGGGTTTAAGGTCGTCGCCGCTTTTGATTGCGACCCGTTCAAGATCGGGGAAGAAATCGCCGGCCTGGAAGTGATGTGCCCAAGACGGATGAAAGAGAACGTCAAGGACTTGAGCATCGAGATCGGCATCATCACTACCCCAACTGATCGGGCTCAGCGCGCGGCGAACTATCTTGTGGAATCCAACATTCCAAGCATACTGAACTTTTCAGCTGCCCGCATTCATGTTCCCAACCATGTTCATGTGGAGTATGTCGATTTTTTTCACCACCTTTATGCCTTGACTTTCAAGCTGAATGCCGGCGAATTTCAAGGTCATGACTCCTCTCCGAATTGA
- a CDS encoding ATP synthase subunit I: protein MRNINLRIEKILHRQGFFLHDFRTLLRNQIYLLFLAFVIMLLAGFHPAALAFASGTALVTVNFWFLAKGLQSLTRQQEGLMALSLIRFYGRMILTGFILFALIVWSGLPVAALVAGLTTVIINILFWGVFRFHRQKVKEA, encoded by the coding sequence ATGCGCAATATAAATCTAAGGATTGAAAAAATACTCCATCGGCAGGGTTTTTTCTTGCATGATTTCCGGACCTTGCTTAGGAATCAAATCTATTTGCTTTTTCTGGCATTCGTAATAATGCTTCTTGCCGGATTCCATCCCGCGGCATTGGCGTTTGCCTCCGGCACCGCACTGGTCACAGTGAATTTCTGGTTTTTAGCCAAGGGGTTGCAAAGCCTTACTCGGCAGCAGGAAGGCCTCATGGCCCTTTCGTTGATTCGGTTCTACGGGCGAATGATCCTCACAGGGTTTATTCTTTTCGCGCTGATCGTTTGGAGCGGACTTCCCGTGGCTGCACTGGTGGCAGGGCTCACGACGGTTATCATCAATATATTGTTCTGGGGCGTTTTCCGGTTTCACCGGCAAAAAGTGAAGGAGGCATGA
- a CDS encoding TrpB-like pyridoxal phosphate-dependent enzyme, with amino-acid sequence MDYRINLPEQEMPKQWYNVLPDLNPPLAPPLDPVTHQPLGPEKLQAIFPMAVIEQEMSSQRWIEIPEPVWDIYRLFRPTPLVRAHRLEAALGTKAKIYYKNESLSPAGSHKPNTAIAQAYYNKQEGVQRLTTETGAGQWGTALSFACKMFGLECTVYMVRCSYEQKPYRGILIRSYGAEVFPSPTDKTNAGRAVLAENPNSGGSLGLAISEAVEDAATHDNTKYSLGSVLNHVLLHQTITGLEVQKQLALAGEKPDVLVGCVGGGSNFGGLVLPFVPEKMHGKGPRFVAVEPKACPTLTKGEFRYDYGDMAKMTPLLKMHTLGSGYFPPPIHAGGLRYHGDAPIVSHLVDQGMVEPRSYYQNDVFEAAKLFLQTEGFLPAPETSHAIKAAIDVARESDPGTVIVFLYSGHGLLDLGAYDAYNQGNLKDDTFSECDLQNALATCPKINI; translated from the coding sequence ATGGATTACCGAATCAATCTGCCGGAACAGGAAATGCCGAAACAGTGGTACAATGTGCTGCCGGATCTCAACCCGCCGCTGGCGCCTCCCCTTGATCCGGTCACGCACCAGCCGCTGGGGCCGGAAAAGCTGCAAGCCATTTTCCCTATGGCCGTCATCGAGCAGGAAATGTCCAGCCAACGCTGGATCGAAATTCCCGAGCCGGTCTGGGACATCTATCGCCTGTTTCGCCCGACGCCTCTTGTCCGGGCCCATCGCCTGGAAGCGGCCCTGGGGACGAAAGCGAAAATTTATTACAAAAACGAATCCCTCTCTCCGGCCGGTTCGCACAAACCCAACACCGCCATTGCCCAGGCCTATTACAATAAGCAGGAAGGCGTTCAGCGCCTGACCACGGAGACCGGGGCCGGGCAATGGGGGACAGCTCTCTCCTTTGCCTGCAAAATGTTTGGGCTGGAGTGTACGGTGTACATGGTGCGCTGCAGCTACGAACAAAAACCCTACAGGGGAATCTTGATTCGTTCCTATGGTGCTGAAGTCTTCCCGTCACCTACGGACAAGACCAACGCAGGACGGGCCGTGTTGGCGGAAAATCCAAACTCGGGCGGCAGCCTGGGATTGGCCATTTCCGAAGCCGTTGAAGATGCGGCCACCCATGACAATACCAAGTATTCTCTGGGCAGCGTGCTCAACCATGTTCTCCTGCACCAGACCATAACCGGTCTGGAAGTCCAGAAGCAACTGGCTCTGGCCGGTGAGAAGCCGGACGTGCTCGTGGGCTGCGTGGGAGGGGGAAGCAATTTCGGCGGCCTGGTCCTGCCCTTTGTCCCCGAGAAGATGCACGGCAAGGGCCCACGCTTCGTGGCCGTGGAACCCAAGGCCTGCCCCACCCTGACCAAAGGCGAGTTCCGATATGACTACGGCGACATGGCCAAGATGACCCCGTTGCTCAAGATGCACACGCTGGGCTCGGGCTATTTTCCCCCGCCCATCCACGCCGGCGGCCTGCGCTACCACGGTGATGCGCCCATCGTGTCCCATCTTGTGGACCAGGGCATGGTCGAGCCTCGTTCCTACTACCAGAACGACGTCTTCGAAGCCGCCAAACTGTTCCTGCAGACCGAGGGCTTCCTCCCTGCGCCAGAAACATCTCACGCCATCAAGGCAGCCATTGACGTGGCCCGGGAAAGCGATCCGGGCACGGTCATCGTTTTCCTCTATTCAGGCCACGGCCTCCTGGATCTGGGCGCATACGACGCCTACAACCAGGGCAACCTCAAGGACGACACGTTCTCCGAATGCGATCTGCAAAACGCACTGGCCACATGCCCCAAAATCAATATCTGA
- the rfaE2 gene encoding D-glycero-beta-D-manno-heptose 1-phosphate adenylyltransferase, whose product MSSHLLVDTKIQTLQQFLDDTDTYPAPIVFTNGCFDLLHAGHVNLLRRAKNHGKTLVVGLNSDASIRGLKGATRPITSLEQRAYVLSGLECVDVIITFEEDTPLNLILAIRPHVLIKGGDWPKDRIVGASEVEAWGGQVLSLELLPGYSTTSIVERILHQAARTAFP is encoded by the coding sequence ATGTCATCTCATCTCCTTGTCGACACGAAAATCCAGACTTTGCAGCAATTTCTGGATGACACAGACACTTATCCCGCTCCCATCGTATTTACCAACGGCTGTTTCGACCTTTTGCACGCCGGGCATGTCAACCTGCTGCGACGGGCGAAAAATCATGGCAAAACCCTGGTTGTCGGACTGAACAGCGATGCCTCTATTCGTGGATTGAAAGGGGCGACCAGACCGATCACTTCGCTCGAACAAAGGGCCTACGTTCTCTCGGGATTGGAGTGCGTGGACGTGATCATCACTTTCGAGGAGGACACCCCTTTGAATTTGATCCTGGCTATCAGACCCCATGTTTTAATCAAAGGCGGAGACTGGCCGAAGGATCGCATCGTTGGCGCAAGTGAGGTCGAGGCATGGGGCGGCCAGGTTCTCAGCCTGGAACTCTTACCGGGTTACTCCACTACTTCCATTGTCGAGCGCATTCTGCATCAGGCCGCCCGGACCGCTTTCCCGTGA
- the atpE gene encoding ATP synthase F0 subunit C, which produces MRKLFLIALNTVALMGLASVAFAADADPATISMIALATALGMGVAAFGCGIGQGLGLKAACEGTARNPEASGKITVTLLLGMAFIESLAIYALVVNLILLFANPFIG; this is translated from the coding sequence ATGCGTAAACTGTTTCTCATCGCCCTGAACACTGTTGCCCTGATGGGTTTGGCCTCTGTCGCTTTCGCTGCCGATGCTGATCCCGCAACCATCTCCATGATCGCCCTCGCCACTGCTTTGGGCATGGGTGTAGCCGCCTTCGGCTGCGGCATTGGTCAGGGCCTGGGCCTGAAGGCTGCCTGCGAAGGTACAGCTCGCAATCCTGAAGCCAGCGGCAAAATCACCGTTACTTTGCTCCTGGGCATGGCCTTCATCGAGTCTCTGGCGATTTACGCTCTGGTTGTGAACCTGATCCTGCTGTTCGCCAACCCCTTCATCGGTTAG